The following coding sequences lie in one Apostichopus japonicus isolate 1M-3 chromosome 13, ASM3797524v1, whole genome shotgun sequence genomic window:
- the LOC139979140 gene encoding E3 ubiquitin-protein ligase TRIM56-like has product MASGYDTSKVSLFAETFLTCRHCKKLYTRPTILVCSHTFCKDCLAELLLADETVTCPSCQENILLPKKGIEALKSNTFVEFLLKYVHLLKTFGSPSELKGKCKLCECEDIKVYCQECSGAICNVCETQHERMKPFKGHTVLQLSDMLQMDVTDVIGMLSKGAAEEECPNHHGEPLRFFCQRCNTTVCRDCTVVEHNTGDHRVTALDEITDSRRRRLEDGLEKLKKRRERNSNFVNGKEESMRNLLDQKLEISNAIENITKEVIDKINSQKAALLDQLEKVTAAKLTGNEKIFEAAENDHDKMNDCCAVSELLLATARDADIIQVANEFYHDIKKQNLKVENFSFAPQLSRLGIIFKAGVCVDDLHIGRIVPAQYKQEEEEKTSPGWVDIEESFRGLSTAFWNSLKD; this is encoded by the coding sequence ATGGCAAGTGGTTACGATACATCCAAAGTTTCGCTGTTTGCGGAAACCTTCTTGACTTGTCGACACTGCAAGAAGCTATATACGCGGCCTACTATACTGGTATGTTCACACACATTCTGCAAAGATTGTTTAGCGGAATTACTGCTCGCTGACGAGACCGTGACTTGCCCTAGCTGCCAGGAAAATATCCTCCTACCAAAGAAGGGGATCGAGGCCCTGAAAAGTAATACATTCGTTGAATTTCTCTTAAAATATGTGCACTTATTGAAGACCTTCGGGTCACCTTCCGAACTGAAAGGTAAATGTAAACTATGCGAATGCGAAGATATTAAAGTGTATTGTCAAGAGTGTTCGGGCGCCATTTGCAATGTATGTGAAACTCAACATGAAAGAATGAAGCCTTTCAAAGGGCATACAGTGCTTCAGTTGTCCGATATGTTACAGATGGATGTCACAGATGTTATTGGAATGTTGAGTAAAGGAGCAGCGGAGGAAGAATGCCCTAATCACCATGGAGAACCTCTCCGATTCTTCTGCCAAAGATGCAACACAACCGTCTGCCGGGATTGTACCGTCGTTGAGCACAACACAGGTGACCATCGTGTGACTGCCCTGGATGAGATCACCGATTCCAGGAGAAGAAGGCTAGAGGATGGCTTGGAGAAACTCAAGAAACGACGCGAACGTAACTCAAATTTCGTCAATGGCAAAGAAGAATCCATGCGAAATCTTCTTGATCAGAAACTTGAAATCTCGAATGCGATAGAGAACATAACGAAGGAAGTGATAGACAAAATAAACTCTCAGAAAGCAGCACTTCTTGATCAGCTGGAGAAAGTCACTGCTGCCAAATTGACGGGGAACGAGAAAATATTTGAAGCAGCTGAAAATGACCATGATAAAATGAACGATTGTTGTGCCGTGTCTGAATTACTCTTAGCGACAGCCAGAGATGCCGACATAATACAGGTTGCCAATGAATTTTATCACGAcatcaaaaaacaaaatttgaaagtgGAGAATTTTTCTTTCGCTCCTCAATTGTCGCGACTCGGAATCATTTTCAAAGCAGGAGTCTGCGTTGATGATTTACACATTGGTAGGATCGTACCAGCACAGTATAAACAGGAAGAGGAGGAAAAAACATCTCCTGGCTGGGTCGATATCGAAGAGTCATTTAGAGGGTTGTCAACTGCTTTTTGGAATTCGTTGAAGGACTAA